The Bacteroidota bacterium genome window below encodes:
- the recN gene encoding DNA repair protein RecN, protein MIEKLFIKNYLIIKEAEINFSSGLNILTGETGAGKSIILDALGMILGERADYSLIRKDSDKMIIEGYFDFKDNKKVKALLKSLEIENENGYIIIRRDLLKKGISRNFINDVPVNISDLKDLGNIIIDIHSQNEHQSLLNKETHIGILDQYIKNEGLLEKYRISYGELKDSIKDYENLISKKDELAERKEFLEFQLKEINDINPVENEDEELHTELNKMENSEEISTALNSSIDHLYESDLNVIKELSSSIKELKKILKFDNSLEENIKILEESLVNVQEVSTSLISYNENINFDAERIEQIRERLGSLNFLKKKYRLSVNEIIEKAKEVAKELNIAENFDYETEQAEKKISEKRKNVYKIAKEISDIRKKKSKELEKNVTGILKEVGLESAEFKVNFEIYKTSEESLFSENNVLLASTGFDDIEFFIKTNKGSDFSPLKKSASGGEISRVMLAIKSVLSDSDEIEILVFDEIDAGISGKTADKVGKVLKKLSKSHQIISITHLPQIASQSDSHYFVSKKDLNKETIAEIKQLSGEEKVLEIAKLLSGDKVTDSGITSAKELINSAAQ, encoded by the coding sequence ATGATAGAAAAACTTTTTATAAAAAATTATCTGATAATAAAAGAGGCTGAAATTAATTTTTCATCCGGTCTTAATATATTAACAGGAGAAACGGGAGCAGGTAAATCAATAATCCTCGATGCGCTCGGAATGATACTCGGTGAGCGGGCAGATTATTCTCTTATCAGAAAAGATTCCGATAAAATGATTATTGAAGGATACTTTGATTTTAAGGATAATAAAAAAGTTAAAGCATTATTAAAAAGCCTTGAAATAGAGAACGAGAACGGATATATAATTATCCGCAGGGACTTGCTAAAAAAGGGGATTAGCAGGAATTTTATAAACGATGTTCCGGTAAATATTTCTGATTTAAAGGACCTGGGTAATATTATAATAGATATTCACTCGCAAAACGAACATCAGTCTTTATTAAATAAAGAAACTCACATAGGTATTCTTGACCAGTATATAAAAAATGAAGGGCTGCTTGAAAAATATAGAATCAGCTACGGAGAACTAAAAGATAGTATTAAAGACTACGAAAATCTGATCAGCAAAAAAGATGAATTAGCTGAAAGAAAAGAGTTTCTGGAATTTCAGCTGAAAGAAATAAATGATATAAATCCTGTTGAAAATGAAGATGAGGAGCTGCATACTGAACTTAATAAAATGGAAAACTCTGAGGAGATTTCCACTGCGTTAAATTCATCTATAGACCATTTATATGAATCTGATTTAAATGTTATAAAAGAGCTTTCTTCATCAATAAAGGAATTAAAAAAGATTTTAAAGTTTGACAACTCACTTGAAGAGAATATAAAAATCCTTGAAGAGAGTCTTGTAAACGTTCAGGAAGTTTCAACGTCGTTAATATCATACAATGAAAATATAAATTTTGATGCAGAAAGAATTGAGCAGATAAGAGAGCGTCTAGGCAGCCTTAATTTTTTAAAAAAGAAATACAGACTTTCTGTAAATGAAATTATAGAAAAGGCGAAAGAAGTTGCTAAAGAATTAAATATAGCTGAAAATTTTGATTATGAAACAGAACAGGCTGAGAAAAAAATATCGGAGAAAAGAAAAAATGTTTATAAGATAGCTAAAGAAATTTCAGATATAAGAAAAAAGAAATCAAAAGAGCTTGAAAAAAATGTAACGGGTATTTTAAAAGAAGTAGGACTGGAATCAGCAGAGTTTAAAGTTAATTTTGAAATATATAAAACTTCCGAAGAAAGTTTATTTTCGGAGAATAATGTTTTGCTCGCTTCAACAGGATTTGACGATATCGAGTTTTTCATAAAAACGAATAAAGGTTCGGATTTTTCACCGTTGAAAAAATCAGCTTCAGGCGGGGAAATTTCACGCGTAATGCTTGCAATTAAGTCAGTTTTATCGGATTCCGATGAAATAGAAATTCTCGTTTTTGATGAAATTGATGCTGGAATCAGTGGAAAAACTGCCGATAAAGTGGGAAAAGTACTCAAAAAGCTCTCAAAATCGCATCAGATTATTTCAATTACTCACCTTCCGCAAATTGCATCTCAGAGCGATTCTCATTATTTTGTGAGTAAGAAGGATTTAAATAAGGAAACTATTGCCGAAATAAAACAGTTATCCGGAGAAGAGAAAGTACTGGAAATTGCAAAGTTACTCAGCGGCGATAAAGTAACCGATTCAGGAATTACAAGCGCAAAAGAGCTTATAAATTCCGCTGCACAATAA
- the dnaA gene encoding chromosomal replication initiator protein DnaA produces MHTSSTPLLVQEKQKDLQNNTETRKDFLAEHEEIWNNFLDLLKHNIPENEIRTWFSILKPKSFENSILTITVPSEDYYGIIEKRYNKFISNIISSGLLGENGKLQYEIKNSIQEAAPEIKKEEPAPDNNVYNIRQNLYRHDIPQPVQQSEQYEHNLNPKYTFEHLVKGESNELAVEIAYAITNNPGKAYNPFFVYGGVGLGKTHLIHAIGNEIVRKDPTKKIFYTTTPDFTNRFIDSISKNRAGISQNAGSPSQLDSFYKSLDVLIIDDIQNLSGKDKTQDFMYQIFNSLFSEGKHIIFSSDKPINQIQGIEERLISRFQWGLTIDIQPPSWEMRVAIIKKKLDEYQMFAPEDVIHYIATNVKDSIRTIEGCIVGITSESVFSKKGEITLDIAEKVIHRVVGSAKRVKNITIESIISTAAAYFNISENQILSKKRTKEVAYARQTAMFLAKELTTYTLQSIGLNFGGKDHATVLYAYNMISEQCKTNNKTLSDINELRERIRQQ; encoded by the coding sequence TCCTCTACCCCACTTTTAGTTCAAGAAAAACAGAAAGATTTACAGAATAATACAGAGACAAGAAAAGATTTTTTAGCTGAACACGAAGAGATTTGGAATAATTTTTTAGATTTACTCAAACATAACATTCCGGAAAACGAAATAAGAACGTGGTTCTCAATTTTAAAACCGAAAAGTTTTGAAAACAGTATACTGACTATCACAGTCCCGAGCGAAGATTACTACGGCATCATTGAAAAAAGATACAACAAGTTCATCTCAAATATTATCTCAAGCGGACTGCTTGGCGAAAACGGCAAACTTCAGTACGAAATAAAAAATTCTATTCAGGAAGCAGCTCCGGAAATTAAAAAAGAAGAGCCTGCGCCCGATAATAATGTTTACAATATCCGTCAGAATCTTTACAGGCACGATATTCCTCAGCCGGTACAGCAAAGTGAACAGTACGAGCACAATCTAAATCCAAAATATACTTTCGAGCATCTTGTAAAAGGCGAGAGCAATGAGCTTGCCGTTGAAATTGCTTACGCAATTACAAACAATCCCGGCAAAGCATATAATCCGTTCTTTGTTTACGGGGGAGTGGGATTAGGTAAAACTCACCTCATTCATGCAATCGGAAATGAAATAGTAAGAAAAGATCCGACTAAAAAAATATTCTACACAACTACACCTGACTTCACAAACAGATTTATAGACAGCATCAGCAAGAACCGCGCAGGCATTTCTCAGAATGCAGGAAGCCCTTCGCAGCTTGATTCATTTTATAAATCTCTTGATGTATTAATAATCGATGACATACAAAATCTCAGCGGAAAAGATAAGACGCAGGATTTTATGTATCAGATTTTTAATTCTCTTTTCTCTGAAGGAAAGCATATTATTTTTTCAAGCGATAAGCCGATAAATCAGATTCAGGGAATTGAAGAAAGACTGATATCAAGATTCCAGTGGGGACTTACAATCGATATTCAGCCGCCAAGCTGGGAAATGAGAGTCGCCATCATTAAAAAGAAACTTGATGAGTACCAGATGTTCGCTCCGGAAGATGTGATTCATTACATTGCAACAAATGTAAAGGACAGCATAAGAACGATTGAAGGATGTATAGTCGGCATTACCAGCGAAAGTGTATTCAGCAAAAAGGGCGAGATAACATTAGATATTGCAGAGAAGGTTATACACAGAGTTGTTGGCAGTGCAAAGAGAGTAAAGAACATTACAATTGAATCCATAATTTCTACTGCAGCAGCATATTTTAATATTTCAGAGAATCAGATATTATCGAAGAAGAGAACTAAGGAAGTAGCGTATGCAAGGCAGACAGCTATGTTCCTGGCAAAAGAACTGACGACGTATACATTGCAGTCGATAGGACTTAACTTCGGCGGCAAGGACCACGCTACAGTGCTTTATGCATATAACATGATTTCCGAACAGTGCAAGACTAACAACAAAACTCTCAGCGATATAAATGAACTGAGAGAAAGAATAAGACAGCAGTGA